The following are from one region of the Moritella sp. 24 genome:
- a CDS encoding VWA domain-containing protein — protein MTDFMLLRPLWLLALLPLVALAWYFRKNSQDKGWNTVLSPEIAQFLLAQQQPTTKTNHFFIPLVSVWVLTTLALSGPSFSYTERPVASISQAKVMVLDMSLSMRATDLKPNRLAQLRFKSTDILNSVKEGEIGLVAYAGDAFVISPLTTDTSTLLNLLPNLSPEIMPIKGSKPEVGINQAIELLTNAGYQQGQILLITDGISAAQADSINAILKDSDYSLSILGVGTAQGAPIQLKNGQLLKNNQGTIVVPQLDAALLRKTAQTNSGQAQVITHGSQTLVDLFNHPSSFKSSQNSQKTDLTTVQRNDDGIWLLPLIALLAAFSFRKELFFSFLLVFLLQPESSYAAETSIWNNSNENASLLYQNKQYQQAADSFSDSNWQASALYKAGEYQQAIDLWADEPSSDASYNRGNALMQLGNIDDAAKAYEQALTLNPENTDAKENLKLAKKMKQQQKKQQGDKDSQSQQDSQSQQDSQSQQDSQNQQDSQNQQDSQNQQDSQSQQDSQSQQDSQSQQDSQSQQDSQSQQDSQSQQDSQSQQDSQNQQDSQNQQDSQNQQKDLEQSALAEQSETDNAPEGSSGQNLSAAQQTPLEKEQQQRLQKWLRNIPDDPSLLLRNKMYIESQQRNAESNLNNSAEQIW, from the coding sequence ATGACTGATTTTATGTTATTACGTCCATTATGGTTATTAGCCTTATTGCCACTTGTCGCACTTGCTTGGTATTTCCGCAAAAACAGTCAAGATAAAGGTTGGAATACAGTACTATCACCTGAAATTGCTCAATTTTTACTTGCGCAACAGCAGCCAACAACAAAAACGAATCATTTCTTTATACCGTTAGTGTCTGTTTGGGTACTGACGACCCTTGCGCTGTCAGGCCCTAGCTTTAGTTATACCGAGCGTCCGGTAGCCAGTATCTCACAAGCAAAAGTAATGGTATTAGATATGTCGCTATCAATGCGAGCAACAGATCTGAAACCAAATCGATTAGCGCAATTACGTTTTAAAAGCACAGATATTCTCAATAGTGTCAAAGAAGGCGAAATCGGCTTAGTGGCTTACGCTGGTGATGCATTCGTGATCTCCCCCTTAACAACGGACACCAGCACACTGCTTAACTTGTTACCCAATTTATCGCCTGAAATAATGCCAATAAAAGGTTCTAAACCCGAAGTTGGTATTAACCAAGCAATTGAATTATTAACAAATGCAGGCTATCAGCAAGGACAAATACTACTGATTACTGATGGCATTAGTGCTGCTCAAGCAGATAGTATCAACGCAATATTAAAAGACAGCGATTACAGTTTGTCTATTCTTGGTGTAGGTACAGCACAAGGGGCACCGATTCAGCTGAAGAATGGTCAGTTGCTCAAAAACAACCAAGGTACGATTGTTGTTCCTCAACTAGATGCTGCACTATTAAGAAAAACAGCACAAACTAACTCAGGGCAAGCGCAAGTAATTACACATGGCAGTCAAACCTTGGTAGACCTGTTTAATCACCCTTCCAGTTTTAAAAGTAGTCAAAATAGCCAAAAAACAGATCTTACAACTGTTCAACGAAATGATGATGGCATTTGGTTGCTGCCTTTAATCGCACTGCTCGCTGCCTTTAGTTTTCGTAAAGAGTTGTTTTTTAGCTTTTTATTGGTTTTTTTATTACAGCCTGAATCAAGTTATGCCGCTGAAACCTCTATTTGGAATAACAGTAACGAAAATGCTTCACTGTTATATCAAAATAAGCAATATCAACAGGCCGCGGACTCTTTCTCTGACTCAAATTGGCAAGCCAGTGCGCTATATAAGGCAGGTGAATATCAGCAGGCTATCGATCTGTGGGCAGATGAACCAAGCAGCGACGCTTCATATAATCGAGGTAATGCTTTAATGCAACTAGGTAACATTGATGATGCTGCTAAAGCCTATGAACAAGCATTAACGCTAAACCCAGAAAATACCGATGCAAAAGAGAACCTTAAACTTGCTAAGAAGATGAAACAACAACAGAAAAAACAGCAAGGCGACAAAGACAGTCAGAGCCAACAAGACAGTCAGAGCCAGCAAGACAGTCAGAGCCAGCAAGACAGTCAGAACCAACAAGACAGTCAGAACCAACAAGACAGTCAGAACCAACAAGACAGTCAGAGCCAACAAGATAGTCAGAGCCAACAAGATAGTCAGAGCCAACAAGATAGTCAGAGCCAACAAGATAGTCAGAGCCAACAAGATAGCCAGAGCCAGCAAGACAGTCAGAGCCAGCAAGACAGTCAGAACCAGCAAGACAGTCAGAACCAGCAAGACAGTCAGAACCAGCAAAAGGATCTGGAACAATCTGCCTTAGCAGAACAAAGTGAAACAGATAATGCTCCAGAAGGAAGTAGCGGTCAAAATTTGTCAGCAGCACAGCAAACACCGTTAGAAAAAGAACAACAGCAACGCTTACAGAAATGGCTACGGAATATTCCAGATGATCCTTCTCTGTTATTAAGAAATAAAATGTATATCGAAAGTCAGCAACGTAATGCTGAGTCAAATCTGAATAATAGTGCGGAGCAAATATGGTAA
- a CDS encoding VWA domain-containing protein: MFELNWPWLLILLPLPLLIRFFSRAGQPQLPLVLPNLPYIDTSTNTTAKKPRSMLILTLVWLCLVIASARPMWIGEPQSIPQKGREMMLSVDLSGSMQIEDMQINNRMVDRLSLVKTVVADFIQQRKGDRVGLIFFADNAYLQAPLTFDLKTVSGYMEQAVLGLVGEQTAIGEGIGLALKRFDAADNPQKVLILLTDGQNNAGEVKPLEAAKFAKEQGVKIYTIGIGADSYYKRTLFGNQKVDPSRDLDEKTLKAIAAQTGGQYFRARDAESLMNIYAELDKLEPVEQAQQQFRPQTDLFHWPLAIALLLSIFACYLRQGPLFTARNKSHD, encoded by the coding sequence TTGAACTTAACTGGCCTTGGCTTCTAATTTTATTGCCATTACCCCTGCTTATTCGTTTTTTTAGCCGCGCAGGTCAACCTCAGTTACCATTAGTGTTGCCCAATCTACCTTATATTGATACAAGCACAAATACGACAGCAAAAAAGCCCCGTTCTATGCTGATTTTGACATTAGTATGGTTATGTCTTGTTATTGCATCAGCTCGACCTATGTGGATAGGTGAACCACAGTCTATCCCACAAAAGGGACGTGAAATGATGCTTTCAGTCGATTTATCGGGTTCAATGCAAATTGAAGACATGCAAATTAATAACCGGATGGTCGATCGGTTATCGTTAGTGAAAACGGTCGTTGCCGACTTCATTCAACAACGTAAAGGCGACCGTGTGGGCCTTATCTTCTTTGCTGATAATGCCTATTTACAGGCCCCGCTCACTTTTGATTTAAAAACCGTCAGTGGTTATATGGAACAAGCGGTTCTCGGGCTTGTTGGTGAACAAACTGCGATCGGTGAAGGGATTGGTTTAGCATTAAAGCGCTTTGATGCCGCAGACAACCCACAAAAAGTATTAATATTACTTACCGACGGTCAGAATAATGCTGGTGAAGTAAAGCCACTTGAGGCCGCTAAGTTTGCAAAAGAACAAGGTGTTAAGATTTATACCATTGGTATCGGTGCTGACTCTTATTACAAACGTACACTCTTTGGTAATCAAAAAGTGGACCCTTCACGCGACCTTGATGAAAAAACATTAAAAGCAATCGCTGCACAAACAGGCGGACAATACTTCCGTGCTCGTGACGCAGAGAGTTTAATGAACATCTACGCTGAACTCGACAAACTTGAGCCTGTAGAACAAGCACAGCAACAATTTAGACCCCAAACAGATCTGTTTCACTGGCCACTAGCAATCGCCCTATTATTGTCCATTTTCGCCTGCTATTTACGTCAAGGCCCACTATTTACAGCAAGGAATAAGAGCCATGACTGA
- a CDS encoding BatD family protein, producing the protein MVKVVHSNHRAFKFSFMTNFLVIASLLFSISFQANAALKITASVNQNPVVQGNSFILELRANENISASDWDSSALLADFVVGRTSTNSQTSYMNGKKSHLTTLSTVLMARNIGRYTIPAFTIEGAKTQPIKVSVISPSTASSRGLDNRNIELKVDVTEQDIYVGQQFIYTTTLYIAQNTEMQTGNLTEPTTEDGTIKQIGKDENASQVINGRRFQTITRQYAITINSAGLTTILPSRFEGQVSTAKRGYRFGPSTPVIIQAKKLNLNIKPQPIDYKGEWLISDFVQLDEELQPSQNSYPQGEPITRTVTLTVANVDKSALPNLAVHWPQTVKVYPDKPQLTSFAQQENYFSQQILSFAIIPNQLGELTLPEISVPWFNSKTQQQEWARLPAKTITIIANENAQVSNLPAITVADNEISAQNLSTAPTESPIWRWLTFIFAILWLLTCAVWFIFHKQSQQNPKQEKVVTAKTDNIWPQLQAALKNNDANQSCQLLNLWFKQQWPEVKDSQLNLLPISQECQQACQVLFTFTYGHNTEAATWNGQHLLTLLSKVNRVKGKVTKNQQTNIKSQLNP; encoded by the coding sequence ATGGTAAAGGTAGTGCACAGTAATCACCGTGCTTTTAAATTCTCATTCATGACAAATTTTCTCGTCATAGCGAGCTTGTTATTCTCGATAAGCTTTCAGGCAAATGCGGCATTAAAGATCACGGCATCTGTTAACCAGAATCCCGTTGTACAAGGGAACAGTTTCATACTTGAACTCCGTGCGAATGAAAATATTAGTGCAAGTGACTGGGATAGCTCAGCGCTACTTGCTGACTTTGTTGTGGGCAGAACATCCACAAACAGCCAAACATCCTATATGAACGGTAAAAAATCACATCTTACAACCCTCTCAACTGTATTAATGGCGAGAAATATAGGTCGTTACACTATTCCTGCATTTACAATTGAAGGAGCTAAAACACAACCAATAAAAGTAAGTGTCATTTCACCATCTACCGCGAGTAGTCGCGGGCTGGATAATCGGAATATCGAATTAAAAGTTGATGTAACAGAACAAGATATTTATGTAGGTCAGCAGTTTATTTACACTACGACTTTATATATAGCTCAAAATACAGAGATGCAAACTGGTAACTTAACCGAACCAACGACTGAAGACGGAACAATCAAACAAATTGGGAAAGATGAAAATGCAAGCCAGGTGATTAACGGCCGACGCTTCCAAACCATCACTCGCCAATATGCAATCACAATCAACTCTGCCGGACTAACAACAATATTACCAAGTCGCTTTGAAGGTCAAGTCAGCACCGCAAAACGCGGCTATCGCTTTGGCCCTTCGACACCAGTAATCATCCAAGCAAAAAAATTAAATTTGAACATCAAACCTCAGCCTATTGATTATAAGGGTGAATGGTTAATCAGTGATTTTGTGCAACTCGATGAAGAACTTCAACCATCACAAAATAGCTACCCGCAAGGAGAGCCAATCACACGAACTGTAACCCTCACTGTTGCGAATGTAGATAAGTCAGCCCTACCCAATTTAGCGGTTCACTGGCCTCAAACTGTCAAGGTCTACCCAGATAAACCACAGCTCACTAGTTTTGCACAGCAAGAGAATTACTTCTCTCAACAGATACTCAGTTTTGCTATCATTCCCAATCAACTGGGCGAACTAACACTACCAGAAATATCAGTACCTTGGTTTAATAGTAAAACGCAGCAACAAGAATGGGCAAGACTACCCGCTAAAACAATCACAATAATTGCGAATGAAAATGCCCAAGTAAGTAACCTTCCAGCGATCACCGTGGCAGATAACGAGATAAGTGCACAGAACTTATCGACAGCACCAACCGAATCTCCGATATGGCGCTGGCTGACATTTATTTTTGCTATTTTATGGTTATTAACCTGCGCCGTTTGGTTTATTTTTCATAAACAGAGTCAACAGAACCCTAAACAGGAAAAAGTCGTTACCGCTAAAACAGATAATATTTGGCCACAGTTACAAGCCGCGTTGAAGAACAATGATGCGAATCAAAGCTGCCAGCTATTAAACTTATGGTTTAAACAGCAATGGCCCGAAGTCAAAGACTCACAACTTAACTTGTTGCCAATAAGTCAGGAATGCCAACAAGCTTGCCAAGTATTATTTACATTTACTTATGGCCATAACACTGAGGCAGCGACTTGGAATGGGCAGCATTTATTAACGCTATTAAGTAAAGTTAACCGAGTTAAAGGGAAAGTAACAAAAAACCAACAAACCAACATTAAGTCACAACTTAACCCATAA